The following are encoded in a window of Peromyscus maniculatus bairdii isolate BWxNUB_F1_BW_parent chromosome X, HU_Pman_BW_mat_3.1, whole genome shotgun sequence genomic DNA:
- the Maged1 gene encoding melanoma-associated antigen D1, with protein sequence MAQKPDGGAGLRGFQAEASVEDSALLVQTLMEAIQISEAPPTNQATAAASGQNASPQSSQPPTANEVADTELSTAAARPKTGFKAQNTTAKGPNDFSQARNAKEMPKNQSKVGFKSQNGTSKGPNAASDFPQAASTGKSAKKSEMAFKAQNTTTKAGPSAAYNFSQPPSANEMTNNQPKTATKAWNDTTKVPAADAQIQNVNQAKMADIGTSPGISETDGAAAQTSADGSQAQNVESRTIIRGKRTRKINNLNVEESSSGDQRRASLASGNWRSAPVPVTTQNPPGAPPNVLWQTPLAWQNPSGWQNQTARQTPPARQSPPARQTPSAWQNPVAWQNPVIWPNPVIWQNPVIWPNPIVWPGPIVWPNPMAWQNTPGWQSPPSWQAPPSWQGPQDWQGPPDWQLPPDWSLPPDWSFPTDWPFPPDWIPADWPIPPDWQNLRPSPNLRSSSNSRASQNQGAPQPRDVALLQERANKLVKYLMLKDYTKVPIKRSEMLRDIIREYTDVYPEIIERACFVLEKKFGIQLKEIDKDEHLYILISTPESLAGILGTTKDTPKLGLLLVILGIIFMNGNRASEAVLWEALRKMGLRPGVRHPLLGDLRKLLTYEFVKQKYLDYRRVPNSNPPEYEFLWGLRSYHETSKMKVLRFIAEVQKRDPRDWTAQFMEAADEALDALDAAAAEAEARAEARTRMGIGDEAVSGPWSWDDIEFELLTWDEEGDFGDPWSRIPFTFWARYHQNARSRFPQAFTGPIIGPSGTATANFAANFGAIGFFWVE encoded by the exons ATGGCTCAGAAACCGGACGGTGGTGCAGGCCTCCGCGGCTTCCAG GCTGAGGCCTCCGTAGAAGACAGCGCCTTGCTTGTGCAGACCTTGATGGAAGCCATCCAGATCTCCGAGGCTCCACCCACCAACCAGGCCACAGCAGCTGCCAGTGGGCAGAATGCTAGTCCCCAGAGTTCACAGCCCCCAACTGCCAATGAGGTGGCTGATACTGAGCTTTCAACAGCTGCTGCTAGGCCTAAGACAGGCTTCAAAGCCCAGAATACCACCGCAAAGGGTCCAAATGATTTCTCTCAGGCACGTAATGCCAAGGAGATGCCCAAGAACCAGTCTAAGGTGGGCTTTAAGTCACAGAATGGCACCTCTAAAGGTCCAAATGCTGCCTCTGATTTTCCCCAGGCAGCAAGCACAGGCAAATCAGCTAAAAAGTCTGAAATGGCCTTTAAGGCCCAGAATACCACTACTAAGGCAGGCCCCAGTGCCGCCTACAATTTCTCTCAGCCCCCCAGTGCCAATGAGATGACCAACAACCAGCCTAAGACAGCTACTAAGGCTTGGAATGATACCACTAAGGTCCCTGCAGCTGATGCCCAGATCCAGAATGTAAACCAGGCCAAAATGGCTGACATAGGGACCAGCCCAGGTATCTCTGAAACTGACGGTGCAGCTGCACAGACCTCAGCAGATGGCTCCCAGGCTCAGAATGTGGAGTCCCGGACTATAATTCGGGGCAAGAGGACCCGCAAG ATTAATAACTTGAATGTGGAAGAGAGCAGCAGTGGAGATCAAAGGCGGGCCTCACTGGCTTCGGGGAACTGGAGGTCTGCTCCAGTTCCAGTGACCACTCAGAACCCACCTGGCGCACCCCCCAATGTGCTGTGGCAGACCCCACTGGCTTGGCAGAACCCATCAGGCTGGCAAAATCAGACAGCCAGGCAGACCCCACCAGCACGTCAGAGTCCCCCAGCTAGGCAGACACCATCAGCTTGGCAGAACCCAGTTGCATGGCAGAATCCAGTGATCTGGCCTAACCCAGTGATCTGGCAGAATCCAGTGATCTGGCCAAACCCCATTGTCTGGCCTGGTCCAATTGTCTGGCCAAACCCAATGGCCTGGCAGAATACACCTGGATGGCAGAGCCCACCTAGCTGGCAGGCTCCACCCAGTTGGCAGGGTCCTCAAGATTGGCAGGGCCCTCCAGATTGGCAGTTACCACCCGACTGGTCACTGCCTCCTGACTGGTCATTTCCCACTGATTGGCCTTTTCCACCTGACTGGATCCCAGCCGATTGGCCAATTCCACCTGACTGGCAGAACTTACGACCCTCGCCTAATCTGAGATCCTCCTCCAACTCTCGTGCCTCACAGAACCAGGGTGCTCCACAGCCCCGAGATGTGGCCCTCCTTCAGGAAAGA GCAAACAAGCTGGTCAAGTACCTGATGCTTAAAGACTACACAAAGGTGCCCATCAAGCGCTCAG AAATGCTGAGGGATATCATCCGAGAATACACTGATGTTTACCCAGAAATCATTGAACGCGCCTGCTTTGTCCTGGAGAAG AAATTTGGAATTCAGCTGAAGGAAATTGACAAAGACGAGCATCTGTATATTCTCATCAGTACCCCTGAGTCCCTGGCTGGCATACTGGGAAC GACCAAAGACACACCCAAGCTCGGCCTCCTCTTAGTGATTCTGGGCATTATCTTCATGAATGGCAACCGTGCCAGTGAGG CCGTCCTTTGGGAGGCACTGCGCAAGATGGGACTACGTCCTGG GGTCAGACATCCCCTCCTTGGCGATCTGCGAAAGCTTCTGACTTACGAGTTTGTAAAGCAGAA ATACCTGGACTACAGACGGGTGCCCAACAGCAACCCTCCTGAGTATGAGTTCCTCTGGGGCCTCCGTTCCTACCATGAGACCAGCAAGATGAAAGTGCTGAGGTTCATTGCAGAG GTGCAGAAGAGAGACCCTCGTGACTGGACTGCACAGTTCATGGAAGCTGCAGATGAAGCTTTGGATGCTCTGGATGCTGCtgcagctgaggcagaggcccgCGCTGAAGCAAGAACCCGCATGGGAATCGGAGATGAGGCCGTGTCTGGGCCCTGGAGCTGGGATGACATCGAGTTTGAGCTGCTGACCTGGGATGAGGAAGGAGATTTTGGAGATCCTTGGTCCAGGATCCCCTTTACCTTCTGGGCCCGATACCACCAGAATGCCCGCTCCAGATTCCCTCAGGCCTTTACTGGCCCCATTATTGGCCCCAGTGGTACAGCCACTGCCAACTTCGCTGCCAACTTCGGTGCCATTGGCTTCTTCTGGGTTGAGTAA